In Siniperca chuatsi isolate FFG_IHB_CAS linkage group LG24, ASM2008510v1, whole genome shotgun sequence, the DNA window TTTAGATTGTGTCAGATTACTCTGCTTTTACTGGAATGCACTGTATCCAGGAAAATCAACTGTACTGTAAAGAATATTATACATTTAGTGTGTGGAATTTACAGATGGCTGAACTCAAGGGCCGCAGGGCCACTAGCCCTGAGGAAACTATGTGTGTGCTTGATGTCGTTGTGCATCCAagcatgtgtgcatttgcacATGTACCTCAGAGACTTTACAGTACTTGGATGTGTGTACCTTGCGTGCTGCCTGCTGGAACAGTCTGAGGGCTCTTTGTCTCAGCTCCCACTGAAAACTGGAGTAAAACTGGAAGGATGGGGCTCCCTTGCAGGCCTAGAAGAGGTTAGAAAGACATTTATTGCTGACTTTCATGTGTTCATTTGGCATTGTTACATTGAGTGCATATGAAAAGGACCATAAAGTGTTAGATTGAATGAAATTGTAGGAGAGGCTGCAAGCAATAGATTAATTTAATCTAAGACCATTGAGAGCCAGGTTTTTTAGTGAAACTCCTCATCtgcaaaaaagaataaaagaaaatgtatcatcCAGATGTGTTATCACTTGGTAGACACTTGATCCATACATTAACCAAGACACAATATTGATCTATTATGCATTAAGTGAACATTGTGCGTACTGTAATTTTACAACTGAGGTATATTAGTTTCAGATTTTGATGTAAAGAGATATTGAGTGTGACACATAATGAAAGCAGAGTTGGTTTAGTAACCCCCCCACGGGGCAAATCTGTTCAATTTAAAATCAACCAGCAAAGTTCTTGAGTTTCACTTTATCAGAAAGGCAAGCTGAGTGAAATGTAAAAGTTCTGAGtctaacacacacagtagaaGTTTACCTGTCCTGCTTCACAAAGCACTCGTCTGGAGGAAAGTTTAGGTTGTCCAGCAGCAAAGTCCTCCTCATGCCTTACATCCCCCCTTTTTACCTACAACAAAATCAGTTAGCAAGGTCTGTAAAGTACACAGAGACATTATTTGTAGAAGAGTACATGCTAGCGCCGCTGTGAGGATgtacacagcagtgctttttcagctaaatgctaacatcagcatgctaatatgctcacactgacaatgctaatgtttagcaggtatatcTTACCATGCCATGCTACAAATGGCAATTCCTAAAGCAACTGAAAGCAACTGTCATACATTACTGTTTTTAGTTTGACATGAAGTTGCTAACTATCAAATAAGAGGTAACTTCTGCCACCAGAGCCTTATTGTCATGTTACTTCTTTTTCATCGTTATGAATTTACATTTCTTCCAAATGCACAGATTTTAATAGTGTCACATTGTCAGAACTGGCAAGGCATCTGCTAAAAAATGTTACAGTACAAAGCGAGATTGGTATATGGCATAAAGCGAAAGTAGATGCTGTCCTTTCTATTTTTGCTAAACCCTTCAGAGTTCTGGCAGTGacagatggggaaaaaaattggaaaaacatgtttatcctCTACAGTAAGGACACCTTGAAATCCTTTGGCTGAAGAGGCAATGTTCGCTTTGTCACAGGAAGAAATAAGCTTGATGGGGTACGTCTTAATTCTGTGAAACAATAGCAACCATGACTACTAATCCTCATTTGTTTATAGAAATGACATATCAAGCTATCACAAAATAATTTGacaatgacatttttggttttgacaaaaaaaaaaaaaaagtcaaacctAATTTCACTATACCATTTCTTGTCCCAGCAACTGCATAGTAACTGTGTACGTTTAACCAACATAGTCTGGGTGATGAAAAGATGATGTCGCAAAGCTGTAAACCATCACAGTGATGCAAACAGAGGAGGACAGTTTATTTAAGTTGTTTAAATTCTGGCCTGCAGTGAAGATTCCAAAGATGACCTATAGAAGAAGATGAGGCTGTAAATGAAGAGTGTATAGCACaggtgcatttgtgtgtgtgtgtgtattataaaCAGTGCAGGTGGAGAGGAGATGGGGGAGGATGTGCTGTAAAGTGTCTGCGAAAGTTCTGTCAACTTTTCTGAggaaactcacacacacacgcacacagactcATATTTCAAAACTGATGTTACTTTGGCTGAGTCTGCATATTTCCACGGTGACTCTCAATAAAATCAATCACAGAGGcagcaagattttttttaaaggatgaaAATCACAGTGTGGATCTAATAATGCGACAACTGAATCAGGTTATGACATTGGTATGCATATGGTGTCTAGCATAAGTGATTAGCCACCAACACATCCAGTAAATGTCATGTTGAATTAAACAGGAAAACGCCTAACATGAAAAGCCAGAAAAATACTGAGCTGCACAGATTGCCCTGCACACACTATATAAGATAATACTTTCCAAACAAGACTCAGTTCTGGTCCTTGAGGGTCAGTGTCCTGCAGGGTTTTTGTTCCTGCCAACTGTATCTGTTAATGAATGCAGACCCTAAAGGACCAGAAGGCAGTCATAGGGGAACAGTTAAACATGTAaggcagtggtgaaagaagatTTGAGTTCCCACATAGATACACTTTAcatcagaggttttcaaactgcgAGGCACGCCTCCCCAGGGGGGCCCGCTGATCTGGCCCGCTCACCGACAAggtcagcaggtggagctgcagcagtggaTGTGACACACAGCTCGTGGAGGCAATTTAGCGCCCGATTGCtgcaaattgcatttttttttttggttttgtttttttaaatcaccctCTTTCTCGGAATCGTAaatcagtcaaatctgaacacagagACACGATACACATATTTTTCGATTCAATGTGACTTTCCGAATATATCATTAATAACATCCATGAatccgcttagaaatcatagaaaaaaggaCGCTCCagaatcatcacattttcttcagtatcaaagtaatctgTACACCCATGGGAACATTgaaaacaggaactgctaatagctaattcggccTAACAGTgtcaatttgccaaaatgtaaacaaatataggctaaaaaacaGGGCTCAAGTTGTAGTTCCAAAACTTAGAGCATGATTATCAACCAAATCaaagtaagacaaagaataataatactactataatactttgaaaacccctgctcTACATTAAATGGTTCTGTAAAACAACTTCCTGTAATCAATTGGCAGACTGTTTCTTTATGTCCACATTGAGTGATAAATCTTACCATGTATTCATGTAGTgcaatctctctctcctctgctatCTGCCTCCTGGTGTGCTCTGACACGGGGTCCTTACCAAGATGAGCGTGCCTGAatgaaaacgtttttttttttattaagtcGTCATCTTGAAAAAAGGAACAAGATGACTGATAAatgatatttaatttgtttaattgcTGTGATAAAATGGCACATCTGTATTTCCCACATGTATTCTATCCAGAAACTGGATGCAGTAATTGTATGTGTTCAACATATCTCCCCCCATTCTACTCAGTTAACCGTATTCCTTTTCCCATGTTACCTTAGCTTGTACGTCTCCATCTTGTCCCTGTTCTACAATTTTATatgcttttaatttgatttttaacAATAGTTAGTTAGCGTATAAGGAAATTCAACTATCCAAACATTCACAAGGATTTAAATTGAAAGTTTATATTTTAGTTTGATCTACCATCTGAGGTGGTTGGCTTGCTCCTCCTTCACGTTTTGTTGAACCTTTCTCATGAAGAGGGCCTCCTTCATCTGCCTGTTTTGCAGACCAAGCATACTGCCACAGGATATGGCTGAAGTGAAGGGGATACCGTCAAAGTAATAGACTTGAGACATACTTTGTCATATGTATAATCTGTAATGCAAATTACTTCATGGCAACAAGATGGAAAAGATACTGTGCATAAGGAGAATATAACAGGACCCTAATACAGCGTAGTTAATttataagaaagaaaaaactccCTAACAACTGAAAGAGTAAAATCATCGGGTGGTGTCTACCTTCCCTCAGGTCTTTAGAGCAGAGTTTATTAGTGTCTTTGATCAGCATCTTCACCACCCCTGCTGGGGTACAGACATCTGCCAGAGGCTTCAGTCCAGGCTTATCACTAGCCTGATCTCTCAATGTCTAGAGGACAGGTAAAGAAATAACAGCAAGAAATGAAGGATAGCACATATAACTGTAAGACATGATCAGGATTACAAAAGAAAGCACTAAAGTATAGTTGTAATATCAAGAATGAATGGTTATGCTCTAACAAAGTATCAATTATTTGATAGATGataccaaaacaaagacaaatgtggaaccaaaactaaaaatgttCCCAAAGGAACCAGTTGTCAGATTGGAGGAAAAAGCCTCGtacctctttcttctcttgtctctttaatcaaaaatgaaaagtgaaaatgaattaattgaGGTAACAGACTAATAAGCACATCTTACACTGTGCTTACAAAAAGACCTTCACATTTTTCATGAAGGAGCAATAACTCAACTATTTTCAGCATTATAATGAATTCATTAACCCTTTGACTGCATTTCAAATTAGACCAGAAGATTGATGAGTCAGGGCTAAAACACATACCCCTctgatttgaacattttatataagaaaataagaaataaaactcaTCCAGTACCAGACTGTTACTGAACCACATACACTACCCTTAATTTGTCAGCCTCCTTGGTtgatctgtatttgttttttcttcgaGGAGGCACTTGGGTGGCAGGTGAAGGTCCTTTGTATTCTGCAGGCACTACATCTCCATGACCTGACTTTCTTCCCAGCTCACTATCATGCAgacaaataagtaaataaaagtacacCTGATGCAAAATTTGCTATAATTATGACAGAATTGTGCACATTAGCAAAGACTAAAATAGATTAATCCGTATGTAACACTAATTTGACAGCAATGGACATTTTTGCAACTAATTTGAGGTTGCAAAGTCAATACTAGTAAACACAGTGGGTGGGAATGAAACAGTGGGAAGGTGGTGGGCACAGTAGTTGGTTAATTTTTGTTATAAGGTCCAGGATCACTTCTGGAATCATTCCAGGATCAGTTCTCATACTGTAACATAGAACGAATGGCTCTAAATTGGGCGTTTATATAATGATATGTAGACGGGGGGGGCTTGAAGGGTGTGTGGGTAGCGGGGAAGCTGAGCAATGAGGTCAGAAGCCagataatttatttttcctgctgtcaaatttttttcagtgtcataTATTTTTTCCATGTACGTAAATGGGGTtggacaaaacattagaaacatatCTCATAACAACATCACTGGCCTTAAATGACCCGAGAGTTGACTCAACACTTCTCTGAAACAGTGTCAAAAAGAGCCAAGAGCAATGTTATAAGCATCAAACAGATTTACTAGGTTTATTTAAGGATTTATTGCAAGGCTACTGTATTAGATGGTATTAAAATGATGGAAAATGCAACATCAGAAGCAAAGTCATTCAAGATATTAAAATGATCAtcatctgtttattttaagAATAGCCTCTATCTATGTCAGATAAGTTGGGCAGGGGACACTCGGCAACAAGCCAGTGTTATTGCATTGGTTCAAGCTGGAAAAACAGTGGCTCTATCATTTATTCCTTAATCTTTCACTTGCACATATCTTTTATTTGGTTCCACTGCAGGGAACAACAAACAGACGGAGAATGTTTTATATGCTAAACATCTATCGAGAGGCATATCCATCTTGATATCACTGCACCAGCTACCAAGCTATTTTCATGAATTATTAACTTTCGGCCGAGATAACACCAAGACAGTGCAGTGGATGGAGCTACTGCTGTGTGATGGATAGCACCCTCTTTCTCATGGGAACAGAATTAAACATTAGGTTTTATACtggctgaaaaaacaaatgggAACTTCTAATCAGCACACAAGGCCGTTTTCTCTGAGTCCAGttgggtgtgtgttttgtacCCCCAAATGAACCACCTAGTTTGGTAGTTGATTTGCACATACAACCTGAGAGCTGTTGTCATTACCAGACAGCAAGAAGAGAAGGGAaaggctattattattatatactgtcATTCAGGATTTTTATTGCTCATGAAGACTAAGTGAAGCACCATGGGGAAGAACTAAGTTAGCTGCATAAAGTAGATTGACTAGTTATGTATGTCACTTAAATTAAAAGGTCCAACCTGAAATATTTTCCCACTGTTATTTATGAGCAATATGTGGTGTAACTTTGTTGTGAAGTACTGTGACGTACTGTCAAACCcagagaatgtgtgtgaatttgttgtGGAGTGAGCCAAAAGCAACATTTAGAGTATGAGATAAGATAGCATTGTAAGAGAAAAACACCATGTGTTAGAGTGGAGGAAAAACACATCACCACCCCTTAAATAAGTCATTTCTGCTGGCTCCTCGTCAGCTGACGTACTGTCAGTGATAATACTGGTATCTGTGCTATCTGTGTACCTCTAATGCCAGTAATGAATCTAGAAAGAAGACCTAAAATCTTGATATTTTATATAGCTAtatatagattttatttttaaacgtcagtaaaaaatatttcaacacaaTGTCACATTGAACAGTATTTAGTGTTGAACGGATTtttcaacaaaacaatcaacTGCTCTAATTACCCGAGTGCTAGGTGAGGGGCGGAGCTCCCAGTGATGGTACAGAGGTAGGGTTTGGTGTTGAACTGTGAGATGATCAGCTGGATGGTGACCTGAGAAGTCTCATATTGGAAAGGTCTAAAGGTCACAATGATCTTCACTTCACCATTGGCTGGTATCACACCTGGAGAGAGCAAGGAAAAAAACTATAGGAATTAATGGGTCAGTTATTCCCAACCAGGGAAACTTCTGCAATACAGGGTACACAATTCCCCCAAACTAAGTCAGTTGTAACACCTGAACATCACATGTTGCCATTAAGAGGGAACTAATAGAAACTAGTAGTTGgctaaaattaataaaaatgttgaaaaaattaGCAACAAGTACTGGATAAACAGTtcaaatagttagctaaaagtagtgGATAAAAGGTTAAAATAGTAAGCTACAAGTAATTTATAAACAGTtcaaatagttagctaaaactaCTGGATAAACATGGttgaaaaagctaaaagtagtggataaacagttgaaaccAATAGCTACAAGTAACCAACCTAAGACCAAAAACCAACCTAAACACTGAAAATTCAGATGTATTAAAAATGATTGCAATATCCACATCTATATAAGTTGGCAACAGCCGGTGTAGGGAATCCAGCCAACTGTGATGAGAAATCTCTTTGATTAATGACTTCAAATACAAACTAACCATCTGAGGTTACAAATGAGTGACTATTGAActtaaaaatgactgatgatGCAAAGAAAGTGTTATAATTACCATATGTCCCATTCCCAATTAAATGTTGAATTACCAATGCTGACTGCTGCGTGActgaatgtttttatattgtgagCTGTAGGAGTTGTAACGTGGCTGTGGTTTACAGTGTATGTAGAGGGGGGAAAAGGCTAAACATAAAAAGCAGTTCCAAAATAAGTAActcatttgtatttctttttctcatgcCAGATTGGTACCGAGTTAAAAGTACAGCTGTAATTCAAATCCCAAGTGCTGGTTCCGCCATGTGTTATGATGCTTCCCAGACCATGAATACTGCTTAGTGTCAGTGTGTGGAAACTGGAGGCATCCTTCAAGTTCTGTGTTGAATTGTTTAATACACAACACATACCAGTCCAAGGTTTTGAGAAAACACAGCACACCTGCTCTCCCGATGGGTTATGTTCTTAATCTGGTAGGCTAAATGAGAACTATCAATGGAAGAAACTTAAGTAAAGAGTAAAAATAATGCAGAATGCCAACATGTTATctttaagacaaaaacaaaatctgccagaaaaatgtactgtagcaaGCATGTGCACTGTAATGATAAGGCAAGCTGCATTCGCAATTCATCACCATTTCTTATGTCTATTAAATGATTTCACTAGTCCTTACCTGTAAGAGGGTGGATGGAGAAGGCCTCATGGGGCTGAATAACACACACCTGAAACTCAAAGTCAATGGGACAGCTGCATCTCAGAGGAATAGCATGGCAAACACTAGAGACcggtgggaaaaaaaagagatgagatTATTTTTGATTTGACACCAACGGGTGAAGGGATACATGGTTGGTTGTATGGAAGAATAGAAAGAGACAGGCAAGCCCTCGGGCAGATTGGAGATCAGAAAACAGCCCACAGAAGATCCCAACACACATGCTAtgcagtatacacacacacacacacacctttgtcCAAGTGGTACGGATGATAGGTCGATATGTGGAGGGATGTGCAGGTCATCGATGACAGGGTAAGCATGAACTGGAATTAACAGGTTCTCTTCCCCCTTAGAAAGGGTGTAGTTGGATTGAATgaacaagacagagagaaaacacgaGAGAGAAGATATGGAAAGGGTGAAAGAGACGAACAGAGATAAGAGAGGTCTCAAGTAAACATAGGAACGTATCATCAAAAGAGATAAGCACAGAGGAACTGTTCATCGTGGTTGTTTGACTGTTTGCTGGACTGTATGAGACTGTATGTTACATGAGCTAGCGTTGTGTCTTTCCAGTAATTGTAAATGTCAAGGTAAAGTCCTTTGAGAATCATTTGTGATTAACAGCTTCCACTAAGTGTCTAAAgattgtaaaacaaacagcattagCACACTTGCAGCTAAACCCAgccaaacagcagcacagcataCAAACTGTTGGATCCAAACCTTGCAGTGAACCCGTACGCAGTCATAGAAGTACCGCCACTCGTCAGGACAGAATCTGACCCTCAGTGTGTAGGCGAGGCCTGGGATGAGTCGATACTTGAGAGAAAACAGATGGAAGGTTGAATCATCAGAAACAACATTGCACAACTCATTGCACTAATGAAAAAGTGGAGTCATAATATTATATTCAGGTCAGCAAtttgtaaagaagaaaaaataccTTTTTGGTATAAGTTGTTTGGAAGTGCTTGGTTTGGGTGGGAATTATATGAATATTCATTACTTCAGATGAGATGTTGATTAGTTtctgagggagaggaagaggaaaaaaagaataatttatATCCATTCAATCATGTGCACTTGAGAAAACTATCTCCATATTCTTGCTGCTTACATCCAGTCTGTAGTGCTTCATCACGCATATAGGGGGTAAAATTAGTGCCCAttcaattaaatcaaatttatcCTTGATGGAAACCAAATGAGAGTTTTATGATGGGGTAGGacttttataaatattttaataaattactgccaagtttttaaaaaatacaaacttgCTTTTGGTGGGAGCCCAAAGGCTCTGGCTGGCCTTTCCTATGCAGGGAAATTGTGTACTCATAGCACTGGATTAGAAATTTCACCTGTGCCTCTTCACCACTTCAAACATTTATTGTAAAAGACACAATATTGCTACCACACACCCCAACCTTCCCTGCTTAAAGCCCTGGATGCTGCATTCAGCTCTGGTGACCAAAAGTACTCCTGCTTGGACAAATACCTAACCACTTGAGAGACCTAAGGCCATCTCAGCACTAAAAACACATGACACTTAACTTTGTCTACAAAGACCTATCTTGTGGCAGGGCTGTCAGAGCCCAGACACCTTGAAAATGTTTGCACTTTAAATCTCCAATAGCTAAACAAGCTGTGGAGGTTGCCCCCAACAGCTATGCACTGAACTATTAGCTTCACAGACAACGTCAGCTCCTGCTTGGAGCAACCCATTGTCCTCACATGCATCAACCGTCTCCAGTCACATGCTTAAATGTGGTTTCACACATCACAGTGCCTCAAACACGTGGATATGACGCACATAAATTCCTGCCACAATGGACCCCGATCAGTATGATAACAGGCATCCAACATACACCACATCACATTTTGAGACTCACACAATGATACCCCCATGAACAAACACTAACCTTGGACACCAACCATATATCAAGTCAATCGACAAGTTTGCTGATGGTACTACAGTACCGGGGCTCATTGCTGACTATGATAAATCAGCCTGGTACATGGACAGCTATCTCTCTCAGCATCAGGGGGACAAAGTAGAtgattttttgtctttaaaaaggATACAAGTGACCCACATCGCTCTTCAAATCAAAAGAACAGCAGATGAATCAGTGTACAGCAGAAGGTACACCTTTGCCTGCCAATGTTTCCTGAAGAGCCTGAGGACAGCTGGACTGTGTAGACCATGTCATGGCCACTGAGTTGTATTTACAGGGCATGCTACCACCTGATAAGGCACTGACCTGTGTCACGTAGCAAGGCAGGCTATGCACATCATAACATAAACTTCTATGTGTCCTGTATTTATTGTACTGTAGTATGCTGTGTTCTCTGTACCTATTGTCTGGTCTTTATTGCTTGTATTTACTTGTATTTCGCACCAAGCACTTGTGGTCATAAAAGGAATGACAGAAAAGcttacaacaataataatatttgttcCAATAAGTCACAATCAGTAAATTAGCTGTCCAATGTAGCCTGTGAATGAGACAGTAAAAAATGAATGGTAAAAAACTTCCGCTGTATTTTCCTCACCAGGATCTTTATGTAATCCTTGCCCAGCTCAAACCCACTGAAGTGAAGCACTGGGGGCTCTGCTTGGATCAGGCTGTTGCTTTTCAGTTTGGCATAGATTTCTatgaggggggaaaaacaaTTACTGAAATGTAATAAGCTTTTTGCATAACAGAAAACTGGTTACATGTAGGCTTTTCGCCTCTGCAAAGAGGTTTTCCATACATATagaaaatcaaaaatgtgaATGTCAGCTATTCCGATGGTCACAACACAGATGATTCAACCAATCCAAAATAAGCAGCAATTTAACATAATATAACAGTATTAATGCACCCTATGAAGGATTTCAGAGGTCATGCTTAATATGTACTTGATTCCAATAGATGATTGGGAATGTTGGCTatgctcctgctctcctccaccAGCTGGCTCAGAGGCAGAGGAGTCCGCCTCTTGGGGGGCTCTGAGAGTATCTGCGGGGCAGAGAGGGCCACCTCCATCCTGGCAAGAGGTCAGCTCTGGCTCCTCATGAGAGAAATGACAGAAGGCTGGAGGACAGTCAAGGAGAAAGCAGTGTGTTAGGAAATATTATGT includes these proteins:
- the cfap221 gene encoding cilia- and flagella-associated protein 221 isoform X2, whose protein sequence is MEVALSAPQILSEPPKRRTPLPLSQLVEESRSIANIPNHLLESKIYAKLKSNSLIQAEPPVLHFSGFELGKDYIKILKLINISSEVMNIHIIPTQTKHFQTTYTKKYRLIPGLAYTLRVRFCPDEWRYFYDCVRVHCKGEENLLIPVHAYPVIDDLHIPPHIDLSSVPLGQSVCHAIPLRCSCPIDFEFQVCVIQPHEAFSIHPLTGVIPANGEVKIIVTFRPFQYETSQVTIQLIISQFNTKPYLCTITGSSAPHLALGELGRKSGHGDVVPAEYKGPSPATQVPPRRKNKYRSTKEADKLRTLRDQASDKPGLKPLADVCTPAGVVKMLIKDTNKLCSKDLREAISCGSMLGLQNRQMKEALFMRKVQQNVKEEQANHLRWHAHLGKDPVSEHTRRQIAEEREIALHEYMVKRGDVRHEEDFAAGQPKLSSRRVLCEAGQACKGAPSFQFYSSFQWELRQRALRLFQQAARKVVIRCRMNQRLTCLKKLSDSMKNLPLAKKEEMTCDLKISPDRVFPFAFPIFSDEDDPLAHSNLVPVPVDPIDVTVTTHIPFFKLQVPQHYKLMGYRPVSAWEAFNSYIPTTLARPLRSGAPDELVPNEVGAQHPTTMEPKAWEGQQHEHEEEDVGAKEAASLTFIAPEALLRPFPANPLRIFNPAPGLQTYKPTPKYLESDLEFHLCPLPRYTVPESNMRGIRTQTPHTQRKFLDRKEVITGLMTWKNFDSITSRCLSNQPALTSDCALRRSVDYSTDILPLTAPPPLLTGPPDDLAPLMDKPCEGSGVQLTPEMIRAEFLSGEALVSNSNLTRGTAARHQRELQMEATYRSEFNQMGKRVMTRLKQLGVTDRTSHSPDDCEKANTPPPTYTHTHKTSKISSVHTNIHTLTLE
- the cfap221 gene encoding cilia- and flagella-associated protein 221 isoform X1, which produces MEVALSAPQILSEPPKRRTPLPLSQLVEESRSIANIPNHLLESKIYAKLKSNSLIQAEPPVLHFSGFELGKDYIKILKLINISSEVMNIHIIPTQTKHFQTTYTKKYRLIPGLAYTLRVRFCPDEWRYFYDCVRVHCKGEENLLIPVHAYPVIDDLHIPPHIDLSSVPLGQSVCHAIPLRCSCPIDFEFQVCVIQPHEAFSIHPLTGVIPANGEVKIIVTFRPFQYETSQVTIQLIISQFNTKPYLCTITGSSAPHLALGELGRKSGHGDVVPAEYKGPSPATQVPPRRKNKYRSTKEADKLRRQEKKETLRDQASDKPGLKPLADVCTPAGVVKMLIKDTNKLCSKDLREAISCGSMLGLQNRQMKEALFMRKVQQNVKEEQANHLRWHAHLGKDPVSEHTRRQIAEEREIALHEYMVKRGDVRHEEDFAAGQPKLSSRRVLCEAGQACKGAPSFQFYSSFQWELRQRALRLFQQAARKVVIRCRMNQRLTCLKKLSDSMKNLPLAKKEEMTCDLKISPDRVFPFAFPIFSDEDDPLAHSNLVPVPVDPIDVTVTTHIPFFKLQVPQHYKLMGYRPVSAWEAFNSYIPTTLARPLRSGAPDELVPNEVGAQHPTTMEPKAWEGQQHEHEEEDVGAKEAASLTFIAPEALLRPFPANPLRIFNPAPGLQTYKPTPKYLESDLEFHLCPLPRYTVPESNMRGIRTQTPHTQRKFLDRKEVITGLMTWKNFDSITSRCLSNQPALTSDCALRRSVDYSTDILPLTAPPPLLTGPPDDLAPLMDKPCEGSGVQLTPEMIRAEFLSGEALVSNSNLTRGTAARHQRELQMEATYRSEFNQMGKRVMTRLKQLGVTDRTSHSPDDCEKANTPPPTYTHTHKTSKISSVHTNIHTLTLE